From the Malus domestica chromosome 17, GDT2T_hap1 genome, one window contains:
- the LOC103405800 gene encoding F-box/kelch-repeat protein At3g06240-like, with the protein MSQVSETETPEDRVVAIMSKLPPKSLMRFKCIRKSWCTVINSPSFVAKHLSNSVDNKFSSSTCILLNRSQVHVFPDKSWKHEVLWSMINLFNERVARTLYYDVEDLNIPFPRDDHQHVLIHGYCNGIVCVISGKNILLCNPATREFRQLPDSFLLLPSPLGGKFELETDFGGLGFGYDCRAKDYKIVRIIENCEYSDDERTYYHRIPMPHTAEVFTMATNYWKEIKIDISSKTYPCSCSVYLKGFCYWFTRDGEEFILSFDLGDERFNRIQLPSRRESGLEFYYIFLCNESIASFCSRYDRSEDSKSCEIWVMDDYDGVKSSWTKLLVAGPFKGIEKPLTLWKCDELFMIDTDGRVISYNSSIGYLSYLHIPPIINRVIDSQALIYVESIVPIK; encoded by the coding sequence ATGTCCCAGGTGAGTGAAACTGAAACTCCTGAAGATAGGGTGGTCGCAATCATGTCCAAGTTGCCGCCCAAGTCTCTGATGCGATTCAAATGCATACGCAAGTCTTGGTGCACTGTCATCAATAGTCCAAGTTTTGTGGCCAAACACCTCAGCAATTCTGTGGACAACAAATTCTCATCATCCACTTGTATCCTCCTCAACCGTTCTCAGGTTCACGTTTTCCCGGACAAGAGTTGGAAACATGAAGTTCTATGGTCCATGATTAATCTTTTTAATGAAAGAGTTGCACGCACCCTTTATTATGATGTTGAGGACCTAAATATACCGTTTCCAAGGGATGACCATCAACATGTATTGATTCATGGTTATTGCAATGGAATTGTTTGTGTAATATCAGGGAAAAATATTCTTTTATGCAATCCTGCAACGAGGGAATTCAGGCAACTTCCTGATTCATTCCTTCTCCTACCTTCCCCTCTCGGCGGAAAATTCGAATTGGAGACCGACTTTGGAGGATTGGGATTTGGCTATGATTGCAGAGCTAAAGATTACAAGATTGTGCGAATTATAGAAAATTGTGAGTATTCAGATGATGAGCGAACATATTATCATCGTATTCCTATGCCTCACACGGCTGAGGTATTCACCATGGCTACTAACTATTGGAAAGAGATCAAGATTGATATATCAAGTAAAACTTATCCCTGTTCTTGTTCAGTGTACTTGAAGGGATTTTGTTATTGGTTTACAAGGGATGGTGAGgaattcatactttcatttgaTTTAGGCGATGAGAGATTTAATAGAATACAATTGCCTTCTAGGAGAGAATCTGGTTTGgagttttattatatttttctgtGTAATGAATCCATTGCTTCTTTTTGCTCTCGTTATGATCGAAGTGAAGATTCTAAATCATGTGAAATATGGGTAATGGATGATTATGATGGAGTTAAGAGTTCATGGACAAAACTCCTAGTCGCTGGACCCTTTAAAGGCATTGAGAAGCCATTGACACTTTGGAAATGTGACGAGCTTTTTATGATTGACACCGATGGAAGAGTCATCTCTTATAATTCTAGTATTGGATATCTCAGCTATCTTCATATTCCTCCGATTATCAACAGGGTTATAGATTCTCAAGCTCTTATTTATGTAGAAAGTATTGTTCCAATCAAGTGA
- the LOC139193476 gene encoding uncharacterized protein: MVMMNIRLKQLREDKEVEMRLKMVLSMLMMKVLNKYALFMAVNAEDDTTDNAERGEGVGNQLPEDVIDANDVEDVPLDDERQDSDGLHSVDDSGSECDEKVIYHEFNEEADRDDPKFEKGLKFRDDAQLREAVWSHSIKHGAHFIKLKMNEKWKISSRCENNCPWRLENPNCKVAWLMKRYVDKFSLNPSMPITTFVETVKEERMVEIHIKTAYRVRAQCLKILEGSNLDQYTKLWEYYDALRRTNPGSTIHIKVLPYDDAYVIFQRIYICLGACKNGFKNGCRQLVGLDGCHLKGVFKGPLLFAVGMNANNQTPCICYSRAREQG, translated from the exons ATGGTGATGATGAACATAAGGCTAAAGCAACTTAGGGAGGACAAGGAAGTGGAGATGAGGCTGAAGATGGTTCTCTCAATGCTGATGATGAAG GTTCTTAACAAATATGCATTGTTTATGGCAGTAAATGCAGAGGATGACACTACAGATA ATGCTGAAAGAGGTGAAGGGGTTGGGAACCAACTTCCAGAAGATGTTATTGATGCAAATGATGTAGAAGATGTTCCCCTTGATGATGAGAGACAAGACTCAGATGGCCTGCACAGTGTTGACGATTCAGGTTCAGAATGTGATGAGAAGGTCATCTACCATGAGTTTAATGAAGAAGCCGATAGGGATGATCCAAAGTTTGAAAAGGGATTAAAGTTCAGAGATGATGCACAGTTGAGAGAGGCAGTGTGGTCTCACTCCATTAAGCATGGTGCACATTTTATTAAGCTAAAAATGAATGAGAAATGGAAGATTAGTTCAAGATGTGAGAACAACTGTCCATGGAGATT GGAAAATCCTAACTGCAAAGTGGCATGGCTTATGAAGAGGTATGTGGACAAGTTCAGTCTCAACCCAAGCATGCCCATCACTACATTTGTGGAGACAGTGAAAGAGGAAAGAATGGTTGAGATCCACATCAAGACAGCCTACAGAGTGAGAGCACAGTGTTTGAAAATTCTTGAGGGGAGTAACTTGGATCAGTACACAAAGTTGTGGGAGTACTATGATGCGCTTAGGAGGACAAACCCGGGTAGTACAATTCATATAAAGGTGCTGCCCTATGATGATGCTTATGTGATATTTCAGAGGATTTATATTTGTTTGGGTGCTTGCAAAAATGGATTTAAGAATGGATGTAGGCAGCTTGTAGGGTTGGATGGTTGTCACTTGAAGGGAGTGTTTAAGGGCCCGTTACTGTTTGCAGTGGGAATGAATGCAAATAACCAAACCCCTTGCATATGCTATAGTAGAGCTCGAGAACAAGGATAG